aaagcaattaaatgttgaaattCTATTACATATATTGCACATTTACACTacaggataaaaataaatccttAAGTATATGAGcagaagatttattaaaatatttttatacatacttataattaatataaaatatttctcctaTAATCATTTATggattacattttatattgaatatattttaagaagctttcattttaaaatataaaaatatatatgtacataaattgAGAAAACAGTTTTTTGCACAATTTCTcctttaacaaaatatatgtataaataaattatataagattttataaattataatatatatatatatataatttatgtataatgataaataaatatatttatgtataatgaTCAAgcttaataatataattaataaaatttaaagatctttaaatattctttataattaaagCTCAAACAAAGAATACGTCAAAAGATTCCATaactatttattaaacatgtaAAAAATTGGTTACAGAACAGTATaagtttcttatttaatacaaaatacattcaatttattaatataaattatatattatttatatcatatttaaaaaattcacatttcatgtatgaaaaaatatttaaacttcaATATTGAACGTTTTACAATATTGACATTATTACAAACAGTTATACATAATGtgaatatctatatattaattCTCCAATGACTGGAAAATATAAACCAATTCATTacctatataatataaacttccttctacatttacatttacatttttgttttctatatcAACATTAAATACACAATTGGGTGGAATATGAGTTTTaccttttaatatattaccgGCCCTAGTCTTTATCCTCGGTCCCATGAGAGGATCATTATAGCGATACAGAGAAACTGACGTTggatctaaaaaaaaataaacaatttagtGAATAATGTAGGTTAGGTAAAATCAATTTGATTTATGCATActctttataattttgttttcttttaatattcgtaatattatatccTCTATAGTGTCTCCATTTGCTATTATAATATCCATTCTGAATAAACCACTGTACTTCTGTGGATTTATGATGCATACTGACACTCCTTGCTTAGTAGAAAAATTCATGTAAGGTGCACCTGGACAACATTCCTCCTTCGTTTTTTCTGGAGCTTCATCCGTATACCTTATCATGATATCCTCTAGCTAGAtgtgaatagaaaattattaaacctaataagaaatattaaaaagaatataatacttACATCTAATGtattttgaagatattttttgttatcttGGAGAATCTTAAACTCGTCAAAATCTAACGTTAAATTCAATGCACTTAATCCGACAAGTtgcattttctctttcataacTTGTACAAATGGCATTACCCGTTTCGTATGTCTTTTTAATTCCTGTAGTTTTCCCAATTctgttgcaataattttattttctggtagtttattgtcatttttctgaaaaataatatatttcataaaatattttagtataaacacataaattaattatatttataatattcacatATGGTATGAACAAAAGAGTAGATTAGAGCTTAACGATTAGTAActtagaaaaagataattaaagcGGATGAGAGTGCGATAGGTAAACATaggaaataagagaaaaaatactAAGTTGGAAATATGTCCTAAGCCAATAGGcgagaattatatataataataaaataattcgaatattctattatatgtTACTTACAAGATATAAGTCTTTCATTGTAGATAAAATAGTACTTTGCCAAGGAGGATACGTTTTAGCTACCCAAATAGTACCTTGATTAGGTTTCTCTATAACtgatgtttcattttttctcttaGATGCTTTCTTTggcgttaaataattttttaagagaATCCTAAATGAATGCGCAGCGTCCATAAGGTATTGTGATGATTTTATAAGAACTTCATCTATTTCGCCTACTTGGGGCCATTTGGCATTTAATATACTACCTTCctgtaaaaatgttatttaattatttttaacatgaATAAGTTCATTTTTtagtgaattttatttatttcatttaaatttgttgTAGTCATTGCTTAGAAGTTGTATTAAGTAGAAAAAACTTACTTTACCAATTAGAGACCACACATGTTCTGCTACATGTGGACAAATTGGAGacaaaagaataatttgaagttctatgaatttcataattaatgtCCAACTAATGCCATCTAGAGAACtcaattgtaaatatttatctcttGCTGCTTGTAATTCAAAGAATCCTGTTCTTAGTGCTTCTTTGTATaacattttcgaataattttctccGGTTTCTTGTATCTTCAGGTTCATTTCACTGATATAATTGCGAACttaatatagattttataaatttttcaaaatgagactttataaatattttcataagtaCCTTTCGAAAACTTTGTCATTAAATGTAGATGATTGTCTTTGTTTATAAGTATCTTTCGAGTTCAACACTTCTTTAACccattcaataaaattatataatctaAGAATTCCAGCATCAGCCATGTTTTCTACGAAATTAGCATCTTCTACTGAATCACCAGCATCGGCTAGACAAAGTCGCATACCATCTGCAGAAAACTTCTCTACAGCTTCAGTAAGTGTTAAGAAGTTACCCTCTGATTTAGACATCTAAGAAAATTACTTGTCATTTTCTCAAGTAATTGTGAGATGTATTAAGAACATCATATTTCTTACCTTTGCTGAATTTAAGAGGAGATGACCATTCGCTCTGATACCTTTTGGCCATAACTCAGATTGTTTAGGCCAGATTGCAGTATGATTATAAATGAAGAACGTTAGATGATTTTGTACTAAATCTTTCCCAGATACTCGTAAATCTACTGGATACCAATAATGAAATTCACGTCGCATATGATCTAATGCCTCTTTCTTTATATCTGTTTTCGGAAACTTtacatctttgaaaaatatataatcccATACTTCGGATGTCATTTCATTAGccctataaaaaaataattgaaacataatttctttttataaaaaaagctaatgttaattaataaataactaaaagtTAATGTTaaagcaaataataataactttggtagaaatttggaattttactttatattgtaAGTATTTGGTTTGTCGCCTTTGAAAGTCCCTCCTTGTAATAAATGTGCCACGGTATAATAAGCCATGTATATTGTTGAGTCTGAGAGTGATTCTATCAACCAACTTTCATCCCATGGTAATCTAGTACCTAGaatttatacttataatactatatgctagaaaaattacataacgtcTTTTCCTTACAAAGTATGTAATCTTACCAAGTCCGTAAGTTCTTGAACATGCATATTCATGTAACCAATTAAGACAGGCTATAAAATTCTTCCTCACTTCTTCATGGAAGGtattaagattatttaaaGCTTCCATTGCTTCGTTTCTCCAAGTTTCTTCACCATAATCCAAATACCATTGGTTACATAAAGCTACTACACACTCATCATTTGATCGTGAGATTATAGTTTTTTCAGGTTCATAATATATAACTGCTTTTCCCTCATTTATCAATTCTTTTTGTATTAGCTTTTTAACTTCTTGaactttttttcctttatatgGACCAACTAGCAATACACCATCGTAAAATCCTTTCAGATATACCATTTCTTTGGCTTCTAATAGCTTAGCTGTGTCATTTTGAGATTGGATTTTTAgcttattgtataaaaataccgCAGATAAATTCCCGAATTCGGGTATTTCGAGAATAGATATCTATCATgtacaattttgttaattacattttaacttGTAATTTGATACCTTTATCATTACAAAAATACACTACACTTACAGGATCATAAGGCAGCACCATTTCATCAGTTATACCATATTTCTCTCTAAGagcttgtttcttttttagatCGGTTAAAGCTGCATAATCATCAGGAGAATCGCTAGGTACAGAGGTAACAATTCCAGTacctttgttttctttaatagTTAACATTGGTAACGTGtaaataactttattaaatGTAAGAGGCGCTTCTAGTGGTAGTCCTAATATGtcctatcaattttatattatttattacatgatATCATTATAAGCAGATTTTTCCTTATAAATAGTAAAGAAGGAATATTACTTTTCCAGTAAGTTCTAAtgcaatttgtattttccCCTCCTCTTTAAAGAAATCTTGGTAAGCCATATTTCGAGCTGCtctttttgttgaaatataaacATCTCCATTCAATAGTGTATAAGCAATGTAAGTTATATCTGGATGAACCCAGCAATTTGTTTGACCATACATTGTTTCTGGTCTTAAAGTGCCAGCTACTAAATAAACTGGTTTGCCAGAAAGAGATCTATAggaatatatgaaatgttcAATATTTAGATCAAATTTTGTAGATTCTTTTGTAATACCTACTTTAAACTTGGAGGATAAGGTTCTCgtagtttcattttaattagtgTATATTCTTGTGGTCCTACGCCTTCTCCAATTGATCTGTCGTGATCCATACAAGGCTGTCCATCTTTTGgtgaataaattgaatatctttttccatattttattttgtttctagCTTTTAGATGTTGAAATTGCCAACGAACAAATGAATCAAAGAATGGGTTTGTATCAGTTGTAATAAATGTTCTGCGCCAATCCACCTAGAACAAGTTTcacattgtttctttttttttttaaattattacatatttattatcaagttatatattttttcttacatGTAAACCAATTGATTTTAGATCTTTCACAGCAAGAGGTGGAAAATAGTCTAACCAATATGTAGCATCAGCAAATTTCTTGATGTCCTCATCTTTTAAGCCAAGTGTTTGCATAATTTGCCATTGATATTTTGCAGTAACATTTTTTGCAACTGCTTTACTCTAAaagtaatattcatttaagaaataatatatacgaatattttatgaattaataatggAACCTTTACCTTTGTTCCTttgcttttatcttttattattacatcttctataatttcctcaattcttttttcgtttgGAAATTGTGGCGGATATCCATATAATTCCATTTCTCTCTTTAACTTATCAGCACATGCTTTAATAGGCATACCAGTACAATGAAAGCCAAATGGAAAAAGGACTTTCTTCCCTAAAAGACGGTTGTACCTAACCGCAAACTACAagttatacaataaattaagactgttatttaatttataattgtataaactATCTTGTTATTATGAAATGCTTACCTCACATTttgataatgaaaatgtatgaCCAAGATGAAGTCTTCCATTCATGtaaggaaaaggaaatgtCGCAAGAAACTTTTCGTCAGAATTTGCCTTTGGTTCCAAAGGTGCATCTGcctcaaatattttctcagcTTCCCATTTTGTTTGCACATCTCTCTCAATTTTTTGAAGATATTCTACTTTAAATGTCCCCTTCCTTTCTGTTGCCtatttgtaacaaataattataaatattaggttgATACATATGAAATGttgtttcttcgaaattttaatttgatacaccaatattagatattaaattttattttatcgttaatcacattaaataagaagaaattataatcaatattaagaatatttacaatgaatatgaaaatttaataattagcTGCCATTAATAATCAAAATGCttgagaaatttgtttatgaaaccttaaatttagaaaaatgccATGAAAGCTTTTacaaaaacataaatttagtGTTTGATAAGGTTAAAAACCAATTTTACttggataatttttaatgcataaattatttttaaaagaattgtaaataaagtttgtatcataaattcttattttatacagcatgtaaatttaataaataattttaactaaaaaactttcaattttaataaataagtaaatatatgaattaaaatataaaaattatataaataagttaaaatatgaattttttaaataagatttaattaacatttaaaataaaacaattaatcaAACAAAATAGTTCTCTGTTTAAGCAGTACAAGAAGCTAAgtgattgaattttattaattacagcTGGTACATTTTATCCCTATAGAGGTTATTTACCTTAACTTGTCAATTATTAAGATTTtgattaaatacattaataatgaATGAATATAGTTTCTAAAAAAGTAGTATTAGTACTTACCATTTTGTTAAAGTTACACGATCCAACAAAATCTGACTTAAGTACGTAAGTGTTGAATACCACGTGTTAAGGTTCTTACAAGATACTGAACAGGTTCAATAGAAAATGATGCAATTTACACAGgacattagattcaactagaatcaaacatactataaactcttctaatccaagttacagtaccacgccgaaataatttacttacaatgctcaatgaaaattgattgtaaatagcctaccaaaaaaaaaaaaaaatttacttacttaaaaaaataatttacttacaatgctcaatgaaaattgtttgtaaatagcctaccaaaaaaaaaaaaagaaaaatttacacaGGTAAACTAATAGatgataaatgtttcattaagTGATACAGCACTTGATAAAACATAAAAGTAAACTTTTTACACAAATTTTACTGAACTATATAAAGAAATCTATATCagcaaagaatattttcatgtatatttaaagttatccatatattttatttaagaagtTTTTAGTTTATAGCTAAAATAGTGATGAGAAATACTTATtcatcaatttaaaatatgtatttcattaCGTATTAACACAAAAAGGCAACGGTGGCAATGAAACAGATTTGGGAAATTGATCAAAGGAAATTCAAAGagattataatagaaaaatacgaatgttCGATTGTCTGTATACGGGACAGAAATCTGGGAATGGAAAGAATGGAACAGCATAGAAGCAGTACAAGATAAATACTTGAAATGGATCTTAGGATTCGATTGGAATACACCCGGGTATAtagcaaaagaagaaactaaaaGAATGAAACTGAGAGTAGAGACATAAAGGAGAGCGGTGATGTTGGAGGAAAAGATAAAATGGGAGCCTGACAATGAAATCTTAAAAGAAGGCAAAATgggaaggagaaaggaaaaagtattATCAGAAAAATGGAATAGCAACGAAAGAAGTAAAGAGGAAAAGTGAGGGAGGATCAGCATAGCGACGGAAACGATAATgagaaatgtatatatataaggataatgataattcaataaaatacaagaattGAGATATGACAAACGATACAAGGAATTGCGCGCGGTTGGATTGCCAAGATACTTAACGGAAAGAGAAAGCAAAAcggaaaagaagcaaaagatTGTAGCAAGGTTTAGATGCGGGAATGAGTTACTAGACAACAAATGTTAGAAATCGGAACAAAACGAAACATGCAGATTTTGTGAAAAAGAATGTGAAACAATGGAATATGTAACGAGGAGATACAAGAAATTAGGAAAAGCTGGAAAAGATCTAAAGAACACTTGACGAATTTGGGAAGGCATACACATGGACAGAAGTATCTaccgaaaaaaaagaaaaagaaaaaaaacagtCAATTCAATGGAGCAAAGGGAGGGAAATAATCATGAGCAAGGAACCACGTTAGAAAGCAGACATAGGACAACAACgagaaatatagtaaataaattttatcaaaatatagtataataaaaaataaatgtatgtagAATACATTGTATCCCTTGCAATGGCGAAAGGCAAGcaataacgttttacattacgtattagcagaaagaaaatttagcTACACGCTAAAATTTGCAGCGcggtaaaatttatataaaaatgcaagatttttatatatttaagaattagtttcataaaataaaagtaaaagatagTATATTAGAATAAACACCAATCTTCagtaaatatgaaaacaaataAGTTCTTAGTAAATAAAAggttttatttatcatatttaatttatttatatttatgaaacatattttaagaaGCATAAAtggtattaattttacttcatAGTTCTTTATAAACAATACGggttttattgttatttcacattatacgtttatataaatatgcttACATACGTGTAACTGATTTTAAGCCTAGtattgaaaaacatttttccattataattGCGGTAGCTTCTGTTAATAAAATACGGCCGATATTCACGTTCACTATCTCTCCAAGTTCGTTTTTTTCAACGCAATAACAGTTATCATAAAATTCCGAAAAAGCGCATGAAATCTCGTAACAATACTCGCAGAGCTGatgcaaatataaattgtttgtaatttttattagtacatcaggaaatttaattaatactttgGCTAACTTCCACTCCTTCTCGTGTTCTAGTGAAATTGGAGTATCCTCTGCTATTTCACGTAATTTTTCCTGCGAAATATTAGCGGCCCTTGCAATAGAACGTATTCTTGTTAATGCATATAGCAAGTACACTGCGGTATTGCCTTTATCCTCCaacattttatcaaaagaaaatacgtattCGTGATTTCTGTTGTGCGATAAGTCTGCATATTTTATGCACCCATAAGCAATAGATTCTTgagcaatttttaattcttcttccGTAAGTACTTTGTCACGTTCCTTTTCTATTAGTTTCTCTAGTGCTCTCTTCAAaccttaaataataaatagggatatgaaaaaattgtccTAACTATAACatgataaatgttttataaggTTTCATAACTTTAGAAGGTAAATTACCTTCATCAAGTAAATCACTTAATTTTACTGTATCTCCAGATCtagttttaaatttctttttatcattgcCAAGAACTACACCAAATCCAACGTGGTCTATTCTATGACGACTTTCTATAATACTTGCTCGCTTAGCACAGTTCTTTAATACTTGAAAATGCATAGATTGACCAGCATCTGTTACATATATTacctatatataaatagaatagtcacagatataaaaataatatattttactaaaatataatattgaaatatatgcaaaatatacccaatctgctttttcttcttctatacGTTGCTTAATAGCCGCCATGTCTGACGTATCATAAGTAAAACCACCATCGGATTTTACAATGGTCAGaggaatttcattattctgtTTGCTCCACATTACTTTTCGTCCTTCATCTTCTTCTAATAGCCCTTTTGCTTCTAAATCTTTTACTATAGCTTCCATATGcttttgataaaaagattCCCCTCTTTCTATCAACTTGATATCGAGACGAGCGTATATCTTCTCGAATTCTACATTTAAAACATAGGTATTTTACATTACACTTATAAATATTccagttttttaattttcgcaTCGATTGTTTTACCTTTTCTGGAAACATCACAAATTAGTTGCCATGCTTTTATCATATCAGGATCGGATGCTTGTAACTTAACAACACAGTTGTAGGCACgctttttaaattcttcatCTCCATCGAATCTCGTCTTTGATTCCTTATAAAAActctacaaattttataataatttattaaaatagttctttacaattataatatacatggagctaatcgtaaaataaaaacgtatttAGAATTACTTGAAGATCCGTAATAGGTGGAGAGATAGATAAACAATCAGGGAACTTATCCTGAAGATGAGCTATCAACATTCCAAATTGAGTACCCCAGTCACCAATATGATTTATTCTCAATACATCGTGGCCTAAAAATTCTAACAATCTTGCGATGCTATCTCCAATTATGGTGGACCTTAAATGTCCAACATGCATTTCTTTAGCGATATTGGGACTAGAAAAATCTACAATTACTTTTTGTCTTTTTGTATATGGTGGAAATGCTTCCCCATTTTTTACTAATGTGTTTAAGGTTGATTGTGCAAATtccctttttaaatatatatttataaaacctGCACCAGTGACTTCCAACTTGGAGATTAAGCTTGATTCTTCCACTTTTGACATAATGTTCTTTGCAACATCTTGCGGCTTTGTTCGaatttctgtataaatataaaaatacttatatcaatatatgcaatatatcaaaatttaatattgatattattatatatcaatattcgTACGATGTCTCTTACCATTGTTATTAAGTTGTTTAGAAAGTGGCATGGCACTGTTACATTGGTAATCTCCAAATTTTGGATTATTACTAGATGTTATAATTACCGGAGGATCACAAACATCAGGATATGCAACTGAGATTGCTtccttaaataaattagatagCGTATCATATATACTGATTACATTGTTCTCTgtcattttcaatttgtttccTAACTTTGCTCTTTCAGCTTTGACAGTCTGTTAAGATCAAACAAGAATGTATCATTATTTTGTTCACAATAAAGTGAAAGTCATAGAATTATTAGAAGTATTTTAGATAAAACAGACCCTCTTTAGGATAGCCActctgtattttaatttaatattttcttgttctaattttacatattcatcTATAGGTACagaatttatcataaaattattagttGTGACATTTTGtcgtaaaaattcaatttccttcCTTAAAAGAGCTATTTCTATTTCCTGCAATATACATATGCAAACTTTATAACCTATATAGGGGTTAAATGACAACTTCAAAGATTACATTCCGCagattttgttaaattcttAAACAGCAAATACAAATCAATAATGTACTTTACCGCCTCGGTTGCTCTTTTGtggaaattttccaaatttatgGTGGTCATTCTATTAAATGTTTACTTTCGGAGATTCTACAAAAATAATGCACGTGGATCTTCCAAAAAATCTGATTTATCCGTTACTTAATCCAAAATTCGGAATCAGATcatataaatagtaaattacaaatgtaaataatatataatatgaaatcaAATGTAAGAAAAAGACTTTTATAATTccatgtatatatagatatctgcgtacatatgtacttatttaaattatagcTCATATAAATTAGCGGGTCTTcttacagaaaatatttgcacaatttcattgtacaaaaatacaaatgtattCAATAAGAAACTAAAAAGTCATTTAATTGACaacatgtatattaattttttccggaaaaatacatttaatcgATAGATAAACATAATTTACCTGCTAAAGAGcaggaatttttcattatcgcTTATGCAAtatctgtataatttttaagtaaaaaatttgtaattaatttaaacgataagaaatatattgatttttattcaagATTATACACGTAATGGAAcgtgaattaaaataaaatgaatggaattactaaaaagatataattgtaaatcgtaaaatattatggaatatgaaacaaaatagaTTTTGTTGACTGAATTACTTAATAGGGTAGTTAAAGAagtagaatttctttttatatcaattatttattttccatacaaattataaacatGTTTTTCAAATACTGTACATATACtgaattctattatatttttaaacctCTAATTTAATGATATATCATTTCGTTCTTTATTTACTTGTTAAATCAACTACTTTGATCctcgttttgttttatttatgataatatacAGGTAGATCCCATTCTTTCTGATCATTACttcatttaatcatttttataatcaagCTCAATTCTTTGATATGGCAGTTCCAGgatatgaagaaatataaattgcaaatagATCAGTGAGTTTCCtattttcgtaaataatttagttattATAAGAATCATAGTCGATGTTTTCATAGAGATAGTAATTTCGTAAagttaacatttaaaaaattgaattattttcaaatcaatatttatttaatatattatcaacatttatttaaaaaacattaatatttcaactattttattactgtaatttttaatgactAAACAAATTACtacaaacaaataatttttacacacGAGTCTCTATGAAAATACTGACGAAAAACTAATAcacctttttttaatttcaaaagattTTACGGTTTACAATAAATGAATCTTTTGTTCTCACCAGAGTATTTTATGCAGTACACAAAACGTAGTCACTGgaactttttcttttgatgatttcttttttatgtaaatatgtacaaagatatttaacaaatttcgtCGGTTTGTCATCGATCGTATCATGTATTGTGTACAGTGCAAATCCTTTCATTTCCTCCCTAATCTACTTCTGCGTTTTTTATCTTTAtggatttcaatttttttcctttttatctgATATCATCAATATAGAGTGAGAGAGTGCTATTTTCTATCTTCACAGAAGacatagataaatatatattttcataatctttccttataaatgtaattcgcttattttaaaatcattattcgttaatgttaataatattagtgtCGGTGCTTCTTTTTTGCGATTTCAAACTCCTCCCGTTTTTCctcgtaatttttcttttttattaaaataaaaattcgcataACCAAAACGATATTTGAGTATCCTCTAAATATATTGCATAATTCCttgcttttttaataataacgatttaTTTGGGGTCGAGTTAGAACCAtcaaatgtttctttatttaattaacatcaaCAAATTCATTCTCATTgcaatgtattattattttcgttctaTATTCTTACATTTTGTGTTCTTCCATATAAATActcttcaaatattaataattattagtaacAAAAGctaataatcaaatttgaaatcgGTCACGATTTccgaaattatattaatggTTCCAACTCCACCTTAATATAGACACAATTTAGCgcaaaattacaatttatagatataatacgtaaaaacGAATCTTACaatgaattattacaaaaaaaaaaaaaaaaaaaagtaacaatAAGTAAAAACTGCGAAAATTGTGAAAGCTGCCAGTTATTGAACGAAAGccacatatattattatttaaatatgtaagtTCCTTCGTTATTCAGTCAATCACTTAGCGAATTTAATTCTCACCCCGAATAAAAAGCGACATATTTCTGACTAAAAGAGAGATCAAAATACATTGCCACTTGTtgcgtaaaaattaattaaagtaaagaaTACAgtaagtattaattatttccttaaaaGTATACATAATTTGTTTCTGTATTATCTTAATATTCACTGCTCCATAGGCAAGTCCTGTTTCAGAACAAGGAATTGATCAGATTAAAGAATACGAAAAGAAGATTCCTGTGCATTCACAATATTTGTAGTCTCTGTGAGAGAtgtgattaaataaaattaactgtaggattttttaatatatggTCCTCTGCTCTTTTATGTGATCGTTACTGAAAAACAGAATCTGAATGTCAAACATTTCTGGTCCATACATCGAAATGATATTAAGTACGAAACACAAACAAGGTTTTGAATGAACTCTGTTGAAAGTGCGCTCAAATTTAGAGAGCTGCGATGAAGTCACGCTATTACGTAGTACTTCTTCATCAAAAAACTGGAGAATCACGCTCAAGGAtcggattttatttttatgctcTTGAACTAATTTCAATGTTCTCCGGTTGAAAAGCATTAAGATGATTGTATCACCAAGTTAGAGAGAAGAATATCTCTGTTCGATGGACGTCGTCCGTATCTAGTGCGCGCAATCGATAGAATCTGATGTACTCGCTTCAGTAAATGTGTAgtagaaagataaaaacaaaCGAAGTACGCTAAGTAAGAAAAGTCATTCGTGTAAGAACtatagaaagaggaaaagaacaaaaaaaaaggagaataaggaagaaagattttagagtaagaaataaaatgattacaGGAAATACAAACACATCCCTCTAATCTAAGTGTCGCTGCCTAAGA
This genomic window from Bombus pyrosoma isolate SC7728 linkage group LG4, ASM1482585v1, whole genome shotgun sequence contains:
- the LOC122567052 gene encoding leucine--tRNA ligase, cytoplasmic isoform X1, yielding MATERKGTFKVEYLQKIERDVQTKWEAEKIFEADAPLEPKANSDEKFLATFPFPYMNGRLHLGHTFSLSKCEFAVRYNRLLGKKVLFPFGFHCTGMPIKACADKLKREMELYGYPPQFPNEKRIEEIIEDVIIKDKSKGTKSKAVAKNVTAKYQWQIMQTLGLKDEDIKKFADATYWLDYFPPLAVKDLKSIGLHVDWRRTFITTDTNPFFDSFVRWQFQHLKARNKIKYGKRYSIYSPKDGQPCMDHDRSIGEGVGPQEYTLIKMKLREPYPPSLKSLSGKPVYLVAGTLRPETMYGQTNCWVHPDITYIAYTLLNGDVYISTKRAARNMAYQDFFKEEGKIQIALELTGKDILGLPLEAPLTFNKVIYTLPMLTIKENKGTGIVTSVPSDSPDDYAALTDLKKKQALREKYGITDEMVLPYDPISILEIPEFGNLSAVFLYNKLKIQSQNDTAKLLEAKEMVYLKGFYDGVLLVGPYKGKKVQEVKKLIQKELINEGKAVIYYEPEKTIISRSNDECVVALCNQWYLDYGEETWRNEAMEALNNLNTFHEEVRKNFIACLNWLHEYACSRTYGLGTRLPWDESWLIESLSDSTIYMAYYTVAHLLQGGTFKGDKPNTYNIKANEMTSEVWDYIFFKDVKFPKTDIKKEALDHMRREFHYWYPVDLRVSGKDLVQNHLTFFIYNHTAIWPKQSELWPKGIRANGHLLLNSAKMSKSEGNFLTLTEAVEKFSADGMRLCLADAGDSVEDANFVENMADAGILRLYNFIEWVKEVLNSKDTYKQRQSSTFNDKVFESEMNLKIQETGENYSKMLYKEALRTGFFELQAARDKYLQLSSLDGISWTLIMKFIELQIILLSPICPHVAEHVWSLIGKEGSILNAKWPQVGEIDEVLIKSSQYLMDAAHSFRILLKNYLTPKKASKRKNETSVIEKPNQGTIWVAKTYPPWQSTILSTMKDLYLKNDNKLPENKIIATELGKLQELKRHTKRVMPFVQVMKEKMQLVGLSALNLTLDFDEFKILQDNKKYLQNTLDLEDIMIRYTDEAPEKTKEECCPGAPYMNFSTKQGVSVCIINPQKYSGLFRMDIIIANGDTIEDIILRILKENKIIKNPTSVSLYRYNDPLMGPRIKTRAGNILKGKTHIPPNCVFNVDIENKNVNVNVEGSLYYIGNELVYIFQSLEN